From a region of the Castanea sativa cultivar Marrone di Chiusa Pesio chromosome 10, ASM4071231v1 genome:
- the LOC142613611 gene encoding large ribosomal subunit protein eL15-like — MGAYKYVSELWRKKQSDVMRFLQRVRCWEYRQQSAIVRVTRPTRPDKARRLGYKAKQGYVVYRVRVRRGGRKRPVPKGIVYGKPTNQGVTQLKFQRSKRSVAEERAGRHLGGLRVLNSYWLNEDSTYKYYEVILVDVAHNAIRNDPRINWLAGAKHKHRELRGLTSAGKKYRGLRGKGHLHHKARPSRRANWKRNNTLSLRRYR; from the exons Atgg GGGCTTACAAGTACGTGTCAGAGCTATGGAGGAAGAAACAATCCGATGTTATGCGTTTCTTGCAGAGGGTGAGGTGTTGGGAGTACCGCCAACAGTCTGCCATTGTTCGTGTCACCAGGCCTACTCGCCCTGACAAGGCTCGTCGCTTGGGTTACAAGGCAAAGCAG GGATATGTGGTCTATCGTGTTCGTGTTAGACGTGGTGGTCGGAAGAGGCCTGTTCCCAAGGGTATTGTGTACGGGAAGCCCACAAACCAGGGTGTTACTCAACTGAAGTTTCAGCGCAGCAAGAGGTCAGTTGCAGAGGAACGAGCTGGTCGTCACTTGGGTGGTCTCAGGGTTCTGAATTCATACTGGTTGAACGAG GACTCTACTTACAAGTACTATGAGGTAATTCTGGTTGATGTTGCTCATAATGCAATCAGAAATGACCCAAGAATCAATTGGCTTGCTGGTGCTAAACACAAGCACAGGGAGCTCCGTGGTCTCACTTCTGCTGGTAAGAAATACAGGGGATTACGTGGAAAGGGACACCTCCACCACAAAGCACGTCCTTCTCGCAGGGCAAACTGGAAGAGAAATAACACCCTCTCCCTTCGTCGCTACCGTTAG
- the LOC142614097 gene encoding DNA mismatch repair protein MSH4, with product MEDEGGERSNIVIGLIENRAKEVGVAAFDLRSASLHLSQYIETSSSYQNTKTLLHFYDPMVIIVTPNKLAPDGMVGVSELVDRFYATVKKVVMGRGCFDDTKGAVLIKNLAAKEPSALGLDTYYKQYYLCLAATAATIKWTEAEKGVIVTNHSLLVTFNGSFDHMNIDATSVQNLEIIEPLHSTLWGTSNKKRSLLHMLKTTKTIGGTRLLRANLLQPLKDIETINARLDCLDELMSNEQLFFGLSQVLRKFPKETDRVLCHFCFKPKKVTNGVLGIDYARRSQMLISSIILLKTALDALPLLSKALKDAKSFLLENVYKSICENEKYASIRKRIGEVIDEDVLHARVPFVARTQQCFAVKAGIDGLLDIARRSFCDTSEAIHNLATKYREDFKLPNLKLPFNSRQGFYFSIPQKDIQGKLPSKFIQVLKHGNNIHCSTLELASLNVRNKSAAAECYIRTEVCLEALLDAIREDVSVLTLLAEVLCLLDMIVNSFAHTISTKPVDRYTRPEFTDNGPMAIDAGRHPILESIHNDFIPNNIFLSEASNMVIVMGPNMSGKSTYLQQVCLTVILAQIGCYVPARFSTFRVVDRIFTRMGTVDNLESNSSTFMTEMRETAFVIQNVSRRSLIVMDELGRATSSSDGFALAWSCCEYLLSLKAYTIFATHMENLSELATIYPNVKILHFHVDIRNNRLDFKFELKDGPRYVPHYGLLLAEVAGLPSSVIETARSITSRITEKEVKRMEVNCLQYHPIQMAYRVAQRLICLKYSSQDEDSIRQALQDLKEQYIDGRL from the exons GTTGGAGTTGCTGCTTTCGACTTAAGGTCAGCTTCACTGCATCTTTCTCAATATATTGAGACTAGCAGTTCATATCAGAATACAAAAACTTTGCTGCATTTCTATGATCCCATGGTGATCATTGTTACCCCGAACAAGCTGGCACCGGATGGTATGGTTGGAGTTTCAGAGTTGGTGGATAGATTTTATGCTACAGTAAAAAAG GTTGTAATGGGCCGTGGTTGCTTTGATGATACTAAG GGTGCTGTGCTGATTAAAAATCTAGCAGCCAAGGAGCCTTCTGCACTCGGTTTGGATACATATTACAAGCAGTATTATCTATGCTTGGCTGCCACTGCAGCTACTATTAAATG GACAGAAGCAGAAAAAGGGGTCATTGTTACAAACCACTCGTTGTTG GTTACATTTAATGGATCGTTTGACCACATGAATATTGATGCTACCAG tgtacaaaatttagaaattattgagCCACTTCATTCAACCCTTTGGGGCAcaagcaacaaaaaaagaagtctGCTCCATATGCTTAAGACAACAAAAACTATTGGAGG GACTAGACTTCTTCGTGCCAATCTTTTGCAGCCTTTGAAAGATATTGAAACCATCAATGCTCGCCTTGATTGCCTG gaTGAGCTGATGAGCAATGAACAGCTGTTTTTTGGACTCTCTCAGGTTCTGCGTAAATTTCCAAAAGAGACAG ATAGAGTACTGTGTCATTTCTGCTTTAAGCCAAAGAAAGTCACAAATGGTGTCTTGGGTATTGATTACGCTAGGAGAAGCCAAATGTTAATCTCGAGCATTATTCTCCTTAAAACAGCACTGGATGCACTGCCTTTACTCTCAAAG GCACTTAAGGATGCAAAAAGTTTTCTTCTTGAAAACGTATACAAATCCATATGTGAAAATGAGAAATATGCATCCATTAGAAAAAG GATCGGAGAGGTGATTGATGAAGATGTTCTTCATGCACGGGTTCCTTTTGTTGCCCGCACACAGCAGTGTTTTGCTGTCAAGGCAGGAATTGATGGACTTTTAGATATAGCAAGGAGGTCATTTTGTGATACTAGTGAAg CAATACATAATCTTGCAACCAAGTATCGCGAAGATTTCAAATTGCCCAATTTGAAACTCCCATTTAACAGTAGGCAAGGTTTTTACTTTAGCATACCACAGAAGGATATTCAAGGAAAGCTTCCTAGCAAGTTCATTCAG GTCCTGAAACATGGGAACAACATACATTGCTCAACTCTGGAACTTGCTTCT CTGAATGTTAGAAATAAGTCTGCAGCTGCAGAGTGTTATATACGAACAGAAGTTTGCCTGGAAG CACTTTTAGATGCCATTCGGGAGGATGTTTCTGTGCTCACTCTCCTTGCAGAGGTCTTATGCCTTTTAGACATGATTGTCAATTCATTTGCTCATACAATATCAACTAAGCCTGTTGATCGATATACCAGACCTGAATTTACGG ATAATGGTCCAATGGCAATTGATGCTGGAAGACACCCTATCTTGGAAAGCATACACAATGACTTCATT CCCAACAACATCTTTCTCTCAGAAGCATCAAATATGGTGATTGTCATGGGCCCAAACAT GAGTGGAAAGAGCACTTATCTCCAACAAGTTTGTCTCACAGTTATTCTTGCTCAGATTGGTTGCTATGTTCCTGCTCGCTTCTCAACTTTTAGGGTAGTCGATCGTATATTCACAAGGATGGGTACAGTGGATAATCTTGAATCAAACTCTAGTACG TTCATGACAGAAATGAGAGAGACAGCTTTTGTAATTCAGAATGTCTCCAGAAG GAGTCTGATTGTTATGGATGAACTTGGGAGGGCTACTTCTTCCTCTGATGGATTTGCGCTTGCATGGAGCTGCTGCGAGTATCTGTTATCATTGAAAGC GTATACCATATTTGCTACTCACATGGAGAACCTATCAGAATTAGCAACCATCTATCCAAATGTGAAGATTCTTCACTTTCATGTCGACATAAGAAACAACCGTTTAGATTTCAAG TTTGAACTCAAGGATGGTCCAAGATATGTACCACATTATGGTCTATTATTAGCAGAAGTGGCAGGTTTACCAAGCTCAGTGATTGAAACAGCCAGAAGCATAACATCCAGGATCACGGAAAAG GAAGTGAAGAGGATGGAAGTAAACTGCCTGCAGTATCATCCAATCCAGATGGCCTACCGTGTTGCTCAACGGCTTATATGTTTGAAGTACTCCAGCCAAGATGAGGATTCAATTCGACAAGCATTGCAGGATCTAAAAGAGCAGTATATTGACGGAAGGCTCTAG